The following proteins are co-located in the Cryptosporidium parvum Iowa II chromosome 6, whole genome shotgun sequence genome:
- a CDS encoding RNA polymerase III C34 subunit; rpc34p ortholog codes for MSQPGGAGGSKTQITAAILQEAYIHGCQNNNELSPDSLKSLGWDNSVIVRVLNIFTEKRLCSVKKNRPSGLLSSVNNKVVFQLRTEEVACKLNKLSNEEYLVFCSIEDAGNQGIWTADIRKNTGLQTHVVQRAVKVLCNDWNLIRPVKSIHVKNRKVYILASLEPSKELSGGTFYENGEFDMAFVDSIKEKIISFIDSKRKCTLQEILEFINYDMNMDSSSARKNISLSDLQSVINMLIVELKIICVKGGNSNSNENFFMCLKWPESLSVTPEAEDVPCLACPVFETCSWSFESQILPCPQLCKYIDYSLKNCKPLLPE; via the coding sequence ATGAGTCAACCTGGAGGTGCTGGGGGCAGTAAGACGCAAATTACAGCTGCTATATTGCAGGAGGCGTATATTCATGGTTGTCAGAACAATAACGAGCTCAGTCCTGACTCTTTGAAATCATTAGGCTGGGACAATTCTGTAATTGTACGAGTACTGAATATTTTTACCGAGAAAAGGCTTTGCTctgtaaaaaaaaataggCCATCTGGATTATTAAGCTctgtaaataataaagtagTTTTTCAATTAAGAACTGAAGAAGTCGCATGTAAACTTAATAAACTCTCCAATGAGGAGTATCTCGTTTTTTGCTCAATAGAAGATGCAGGTAACCAAGGAATTTGGACCGCtgatattagaaaaaatacAGGTTTACAAACACATGTTGTACAACGAGCAGTAAAGGTATTATGCAATGATTGGAATCTTATCCGGCCAGTTAAAAGTATCCATGTTAAGAATAGAAAAGTTTACATTTTAGCTTCCTTAGAACCTTCTAAAGAGCTTTCTGGAGGTACTTTCTACGAAAACGGAGAGTTTGATATGGCTTTTGTAGATAGTATTAAGGAAAAGATTATATCCTTTATAGACAGCAAAAGAAAGTGTACCCTCCAAGAAATACTTGAATTCATCAATTATGATATGAATATGGATTCTTCTTCCGCAAGAAAGAATATATCACTCTCGGATCTACAATCCGTAATAAATATGCTTATTGTTGAACTTAAAATTATATGTGTCAAAGGAGGAAATTctaattcaaatgaaaattttttcatGTGCTTAAAATGGCCAGAATCCCTCTCTGTTACTCCAGAGGCAGAAGATGTTCCTTGTTTGGCTTGCCCTGTTTTTGAAACATGCTCTTGGTCATTTGAATCTCAAATACTTCCCTGCCCTCAATtatgtaaatatattgattacTCGCTAAAAAATTGCAAACCTTTACTGCCAGAATAA
- a CDS encoding ankyrin-related protein, with protein MDNQQSELESTKYSESSSNTKALASLKGSLPEDCYYSADEDFQLENEEAVNTNLIAPSGRFSNSNRSNGLKTLGNSNQVYKQDNIRSQKLPSFGFENRFQDNIKGKGRTSGSIYRLDKTENEKDTCQVCELDTNSSLSVLSNSEDNISEFSILSDTDVFSLPAERQNSLILKASKIGNLQLVRQLIASPKFNANATNEKGFSSLHWASLKGHSQVVEELLNANAEPNTKNVMLCTPLHFSASNGFDEIVNKLLNAGANPNAVSALGDTPIFSAAFMGHENTVKTLLKNGADPRYKNKQGLTPKDAAESQGHSEIVKILEGACMQ; from the coding sequence atGGATAATCAACAGTCGGAGCTAGAAAGCACTAAATACAGTGAAAGCTCATCCAATACAAAAGCTTTAGCTAGCCTCAAAGGAAGCTTACCAGAGGACTGTTATTATAGTGCAGATGAGGATTTCCAACTTGAAAATGAGGAGGCGGTGAATACAAATCTGATAGCTCCAAGTGGAAGATTTTCAAACTCGAACAGGAGCAATGGATTAAAGACATTAGGAAATAGCAACCAAGTTTACAAACAAGATAATATTCGAAGCCAAAAACTGCCTTCATTTGGGTTTGAGAACAGATTTCaggataatattaaaggaAAGGGAAGGACTTCTGGTAGTATTTATCGGTTAGATAAGACTGAGAATGAAAAGGATACTTGCCAAGTTTGCGAGCTAGATACAAACTCAAGCTTGTCAGTATTGTCAAATTCTGAAGATAATATCTCAGAATTTAGTATATTAAGCGATACTGATGTATTTTCACTTCCTGCTGAAAGacaaaattcattaatactTAAAGCTTCTAAGATTGGGAATCTTCAATTAGTTCGTCAACTAATTGCATCTCCCAAATTCAATGCAAATGCTACAAATGAAAAGGGGTTTTCTTCGCTTCACTGGGCTTCTCTTAAAGGGCATAGCCAAGTAGTTGAAGAATTGTTAAATGCCAATGCTGAACCCAATACTAAGAATGTTATGCTCTGTACTCCTTTGCACTTTTCAGCAAGCAATGGATTTGATGAGATAGTAAACAAACTATTAAATGCAGGAGCAAATCCAAATGCTGTGAGCGCTCTTGGAGATACACCTATATTTTCTGCCGCTTTTATGGGTCATGAAAATACTGTAAAAACATTACTTAAGAATGGTGCAGACCCAAGATACAAAAATAAGCAAGGCTTAACTCCTAAGGACGCAGCTGAATCACAAGGTCACTCAGAAATCGTAAAAATCCTGGAAGGCGCGTGCATGcaataa
- a CDS encoding PIG-H, whose protein sequence is MKNPNGSNICNFEENAETTKIETNDFKDYQFQTTYYGNSVAKFNASKKRTYFPIVLVSGIAYIATQILNKGVFSLSTWLRVIPILMIFLIYYRKVRVRRQSILIFYGIGVQLETEYLFGRSCSFIETTKIISAIIYDKMTYMELSPCIGLIIKDEKSLVVPFSDFKIPTKKNIIIYNALKMI, encoded by the coding sequence ATGAAAAATCCTAATGGTAGCAATATCTGTAATTTCGAGGAAAACGCAGAGACGACCAAGATTGAGACAAACGACTTCAAAGATTACCAGTTCCAAACAACCTACTATGGTAATTCTGTGGCTAAATTTAATGCTTCAAAGAAAAGAACATATTTTCCTATAGTTTTGGTTTCAGGAATAGCCTATATTGCTACTCAAATCCTTAATAAAGGGGTTTTTAGCCTTTCGACTTGGCTGAGAGTCATCCcaattttaatgattttcTTGATATATTATAGAAAAGTTAGAGTTAGACGTCAGTCAATCTTGATTTTCTATGGAATTGGAGTCCAACTAGAGACGGAATATCTTTTTGGAAGATCCTGTTCTTTTATTGAAACGACAAAGATAATCTCTGCTATTATCTACGACAAAATGACTTATATGGAACTTTCACCATGTATTGGACTCATAATTAAAGACGAAAAATCCCTAGTAGTTCCGTTTTCTGATTTCAAAATTCCCACAAAAAAGAACATAATTATCTACAATGCATTAAAGATGATTTAA
- a CDS encoding mRNA export protein — protein MNSSLLAASSWDKSVTVWEVQHMGGNSVNTRFGKFLISPKVFNDLLIVFIGASFQHSAPVLDCAISSDSRYLFSGGCDNELKMHDMSSRQSQTIGRHDAPISNIFWCDEQKFVVTGSWDKTIKFWNGQSQNPIYSLSIPERVYAMDLKYPALVVAAADNAVYVWNLQNITPTPYKRIQTQLKLQPRSISLFPDRTGFAIGSIEGRCAIAHIEESHRDKNFPFRCHRVTSSSPDIAYSINSIDFHLQYGTFATGGSDGAIAFWDKDNKSRLTIMKTMPAPVTDIKFSPSGKLLAYSLSYDWSKGYDNTAINNSCNKVLLHVMNDEHVCPKGKRS, from the coding sequence ATGAATTCTTCTCTATTAGCTGCATCTTCCTGGGATAAATCCGTCACGGTTTGGGAAGTACAACATATGGGCGGAAATTCTGTCAACACTCGGTTTGGTAAGTTTCTGATTTCCCCTAAAGTCTTTAATGACTTACTAATTGTCTTTATAGGAGCTTCTTTTCAGCATTCTGCACCAGTTTTGGACTGTGCCATAAGTTCAGATAGTAGGTATCTCTTTTCTGGAGGATGCGATAATGAGCTTAAGATGCATGATATGTCATCAAGACAAAGTCAAACAATAGGAAGACATGATGCTCctatttctaatatattctGGTGTGATGAACAAAAGTTTGTGGTAACAGGAAGCTGGGACAAAACTATCAAATTCTGGAATGGACAATCTCAGAATCCAATTTATTCTCTAAGTATACCAGAGAGAGTATATGCAATGGACCTCAAGTATCCTGCCTTAGTGGTTGCAGCAGCAGATAATGCAGTATATGTCTGGAATCTCCAGAATATTACTCCAACTCCTTATAAGAGAATTCAAACCCAGCTTAAGCTTCAACCAAGATCAATATCTCTTTTCCCAGATAGAACAGGTTTTGCTATTGGCTCGATTGAAGGTAGATGTGCTATTGCCCACATAGAGGAGTCTCATAGAGATAAGAACTTCCCTTTTAGATGTCATAGAGTCACAAGTAGCAGCCCTGATATTGCTTATTCCATAAACAGCATTGATTTTCATCTACAGTATGGAACGTTTGCTACCGGTGGGAGTGACGGTGCTATAGCCTTTTGGGATAAAGATAACAAATCCAGATTAACAATCATGAAGACAATGCCAGCTCCCGTAActgatattaaatttagtCCGTCTGGGAAACTCCTTGCATATTCTCTAAGCTATGATTGGAGCAAAGGATACGATAATACTGCGATTAACAACAGCTGCAACAAAGTCTTATTACACGTAATGAATGATGAACATGTATGTCCCAAGGGAAAACGTAGCTAG
- a CDS encoding 60S ribosomal protein L26 (transcripts identified by EST) yields the protein TDVSSSASKCRKSHFATTSTQRRELMASPLSKELRQKYNVRSLPIRKGDEVMVIRGSNHDYEGVVTRVHRKKFVINVERITRKKTNGESVPIGIHPSNVVITKLKLNRDRRELLARKNRSTKKGKYTNADAADLD from the exons ACAGACGTAAGTTCATCTGCTTCTAAATGCAGAAAGAGCCACTTCGCTACCACATCAACTCAAAGAAGAGAGTTGATGGCTTCTCCTTTATCAAAGGAGCTCAGACAAAAGTATAAT GTCCGATCATTACCAATCAGAAAAGGTGACGAGGTTATGGTCATTAGAGGTTCCAACCATGACTACGAGGGAGTTGTTACTCGTGTCCACAGAAAGAAGTTTGTCATCAACGTTGAGAGAATCACCAGAAAGAAGACAAACGGAGAGTCTGTTCCAATTGGAATTCACCCATCAAATGTTGTCATCACTAAGCTAAAATTAAACAGAGACAGAAGGGAACTTCTTGCTCGCAAAAATCGCTCAACTAAGAAAGGAAAGTACACAAATGCTGATGCAGCAGATCTAGACTAG
- a CDS encoding 40S ribosomal protein S8 (transcripts identified by EST) gives MGISRDSRHKHRATGGRMPIVVKKRKYEMGRPASNTKLGASPRVRVVRCRGGNKKFRALRLDSGNYSWGSQGISRKARIMEVVYNASNNELVRTKTLVKNAIVVIDATPFRQFYLQRYGVELGRRKNADEKSDEKDAQKASGHLLATRKARLMNNVIDPLVEEQFGIGRLLACVSSRPGQCGRCDGYILEGKELEFYKKKLEKKKAAK, from the coding sequence ATGGGTATTAGCAGAGATAGCCGTCACAAGCATCGTGCCACTGGTGGCCGTATGCCAATAGTTGTTAAGAAGAGAAAGTATGAAATGGGTCGTCCAGCCTCAAATACTAAGCTCGGAGCCTCTCCAAGAGTTAGAGTTGTTCGTTGCAGAGGTGGCAACAAGAAGTTTAGAGCTCTTAGACTTGATAGTGGAAACTATTCATGGGGATCACAAGGTATTTCCAGAAAGGCACGTATTATGGAAGTTGTATACAATGCATCTAACAACGAGTTAGTTCGTACAAAGACTTTAGTTAAGAATGCAATTGTTGTTATTGATGCTACTCCATTTAGACAATTCTATTTACAAAGATATGGTGTTGAGTTAGGTAGACGTAAGAATGCTGACGAAAAGAGTGATGAAAAGGATGCTCAAAAGGCCAGTGGTCACTTGCTTGCAACTAGAAAGGCCAGATTGATGAACAATGTTATCGACCCATTAGTTGAGGAGCAGTTCGGAATTGGTCGTCTTCTCGCTTGTGTTTCTTCTCGTCCAGGTCAATGTGGTAGATGCGATGGCTACATTCTTGAAGGTAAAGAATTAGAGTTCTACAAGAAGAAGCTTGAAAAGAAGAAGGCAGCTAAGTAA
- a CDS encoding 5kows transcription initiation protein SPT5, with protein SGKKKSSKKRSYNNVNAFLDVEALVGEDDEEDEGEYYEDIYHEESEYASNAAEIGARRRADLERDENMGRRHLGGAGHLEEAIAQLERRYEQKEGGEVSEAERETEFGSSEVTSSVQACDVLPTSRDPKLWLVKVDRAGLEKDICIALVQKAAECQKQGKELPILSAYVASSYRGYIYVEAEAPNFVNEALQGFTGVRLSSIKIIPVKEMTRVFSVDMQEKEQLMRESWVRVRSGIYGGDLAQIYEVDEHEANVILRLVPRLDVPALIRKSQNSQDVSFSKSRIRPPAKLFDRDKVESLGGVVELTHLRGTVKFANQLFEQEKGYLLKKMKANRLVVGDAVQPTIEEIKRFFGVSDLSEVNIDSKTLLKTQKSTSFFVGDTVTITRGELIGIKAKVVAVNSGINKSLEVLPIDKSLGITEPILTQVDLVCKSFDIGDSVQIVEGVNEGESGLVTSFDQNYTVAIIYPLNGAQPIRCPTNFLKKVSQDVVVTSGLSTVDGFSLDDLVQLYNGKVGVIVFVGRNKNLRLLTSTGESITIKSSEISSKRNTSLMHRIPDHNGNIFGVKSTVQILEGANSGKSGKVEHIWKSTCFIKLPSKLDDGGYFTCEGRQLLTLKTAESSRMDAATKPTNGPKKGNSGGGNSGGGYGRVYGMGLHSNRRGGPDDAFINQKVRILRGKHKALLGSIRGFKGNNVEVLLDIGPHTVLLRREDIVLVGATIGSGQASSFGGQARQMNTQPASQVKQPNWTGGKELSQQNSGHTDENSNNHPLFCRRGVEVTVISQGEFFNQKGIISDILFPPEVPQVTCYIILIINGQICPDEMIAIAPQSITPNKPVPGENSISVSPQTGVFTGIIDSVEGDDFLILDSNRQSTTKVSGQFVFKYHTPPE; from the coding sequence AGtggaaagaagaaaagctCCAAGAAACGTTCGTATAATAATGTGAATGCATTTTTAGATGTTGAGGCTCTGGTTGGTGAggatgatgaagaagatgagGGTGAATATTATGAGGATATTTATCATGAAGAGTCGGAATATGCTTCAAATGCAGCTGAAATTGGAGCCAGACGAAGAGCTGATCTTGAACGTGATGAGAACATGGGTAGAAGGCACTTAGGGGGTGCTGGCCATTTAGAAGAAGCAATTGCACAACTTGAGCGTAGATATGAGCAAAAAGAAGGTGGAGAAGTAAGTGAAGCTGAGCGGGAGACAGAATTTGGTAGTTCTGAGGTAACAAGTTCTGTACAGGCTTGCGATGTACTTCCAACTTCAAGAGACCCAAAATTATGGCTTGTTAAAGTTGACCGCGCTGGGCTTGAAAAGGATATTTGTATTGCTTTAGTTCAAAAAGCAGCAGAATGCCAAAAACAAGGCAAAGAATTGCCAATTTTATCCGCATATGTTGCTTCAAGTTATAGAGGTTATATATACGTGGAGGCAGAAGCACCAAATTTTGTTAATGAAGCACTTCAGGGTTTTACGGGAGTTCGCCTTTCTTctataaaaattattccagTTAAAGAAATGACTCGAGTATTTTCTGTGGATATGCAGGAAAAGGAGCAGTTGATGCGTGAGAGTTGGGTTAGAGTTAGAAGTGGGATTTATGGAGGCGATTTAGCTCAAATTTACGAGGTTGATGAACATGAAGCTAATGTGATTTTGCGGCTTGTACCTAGATTGGATGTTCCTGCACTTATAAGAAAATCCCAGAATTCTCAAGACGTTAGCTTTTCCAAATCCAGAATCAGACCACCAGCAAAACTATTTGATAGAGATAAAGTTGAATCACTTGGTGGAGTAGTTGAACTCACTCACTTACGTGGAACAGTGAAATTTGCAAACCAGCTTTTTGAACAGGAAAAAGGATATCttctgaagaaaatgaaggCAAACCGTTTAGTTGTTGGGGATGCAGTTCAACCAACAATTGAGGAGATCAAGAGGTTCTTTGGCGTATCTGATTTATCAGAGGTGaatattgattcaaaaaCTCTTCTTAAAACACAGAAATCCACCTCTTTCTTTGTTGGAGATACTGTTACGATAACAAGAGGTGAGCTGATAGGAATTAAGGCCAAGGTAGTAGCAGTAAACTctggaattaataaatctttgGAAGTTTTGCCAATAGACAAATCATTGGGAATCACTGAACCAATTCTCACTCAGGTTGATCTTGTTTGTAAATCATTCGATATCGGAGACTCTGTTCAAATTGTTGAAGGCGTAAATGAGGGCGAATCTGGGTTAGTTACAAGCTTTGACCAAAATTATACAGTTGCTATAATTTATCCATTAAATGGAGCCCAACCAATAAGATGCCCAACCaattttcttaaaaaagTTTCTCAAGATGTTGTAGTTACTAGTGGACTTTCAACAGTGGATGGTTTTTCTCTTGATGACTTGGTACAACTTTATAATGGTAAAGTTGGAGTTATAGTATTTGTAGGAAGGAATAAGAATCTGAGATTGTTAACTAGCACAGGAGAAAGCATCACAATTAAGTCATCCgaaatttcatcaaaaagaaatactTCTCTCATGCATCGTATTCCTGATCATAACggtaatatttttggagTAAAATCGACAGTTCAAATCTTAGAAGGCGCAAACTCTGGAAAATCTGGCAAAGTTGAGCATATCTGGAAATCCACTTGCTTTATCAAATTACCATCTAAGCTTGATGATGGTGGATACTTTACTTGCGAAGGACGGCAACTTTTGACATTAAAGACAGCTGAGAGCAGCCGAATGGATGCTGCTACAAAACCCACAAATGGGCCAAAGAAGGGCAACTCTGGAGGTGGGAATTCAGGTGGAGGTTACGGAAGAGTTTATGGTATGGGCTTGCATTCCAACAGAAGAGGCGGACCAGATGATGCctttattaatcaaaagGTTAGAATACTTAGAGGCAAACATAAGGCTCTCCTTGGCTCCATACGTGGATTTAAAGGTAATAATGTTGAAGTCCTTCTTGACATTGGACCACACACAGTTCTTCTTCGCAGAGAAGATATAGTTCTTGTTGGCGCTACAATTGGAAGTGGTCAAGCTTCCAGCTTTGGTGGTCAGGCCAGGCAAATGAACACCCAACCTGCGTCTCAAGTAAAGCAACCAAATTGGACAGGTGGAAAGGAGCTTTCTCAGCAAAATTCGGGCCATACTGACGAGAACTCTAACAATCATCCTCTATTTTGTAGGAGAGGGGTGGAGGTAACAGTAATTTCCCAAGGCGAATTCTTTAATCAAAAAGGAATTATATCAGATATTTTATTCCCACCTGAAGTTCCTCAAGTAACTTgctatattattttgataattaaCGGTCAAATATGTCCTGATGAAATGATTGCAATTGCTCCTCAAAGCATTACTCCAAATAAGCCTGTTCCTGGTGAAAATTCTATTTCTGTTTCCCCTCAAACTGGAGTTTTTACTGGAATAATAGATTCTGTTGAAGGAGATGATTTCCTCATTTTAGATAGTAATAGACAGTCCACTACAAAAGTTTCTGGCCAATTTGTATTCAAATATCACACTCCTCCAGAATAA
- a CDS encoding Prp9p-like splicing factor 3a subunit 3 snRNP. C-terminal C2H2: MVSYFDYFNIFLNNQIYIILDTKSSGSKDSLWTNFYSSIKSANSLEGVPNDLIRQSEYNIRLKALEELVIETIRGVKLDDIFIPEEDLGRRLCLEQHYSRYINLKKLKNYREATYINGELERLRRKGKAVDNSTQAGIVFEEIDFDTYLKVFDKFSSIPRYFKYKDNDYDEYITNLLEYLRDFFLRIHPLLDEGTIQTELNKDFEEEWRNGMLSDWRVPTCEMLYYSKPFDKLFFSEGTYNSHVKSKHFSRENSKYTELPNEEKDRLRGESLERDKSIARKEFFVSKFSQLLSVQRREAIDHVNKLQSSTREELEIDKQLEMENSGLETLITELNDCLNKNKSKGDRDSNKMEFDTDSDDDFDELQEKVYNPLKLPLGPDGRPMPYWLYKLNGLGIEFKCEICGNCSYWGRRAFERHFSETRHANGLSALGIPNTCHFKEITKISDAQELYSALCKQAKDLSFDDQNYVEMEDSQGNILPLKSFQDLYRQGLI, encoded by the coding sequence ATGGTAAGTTACTTtgattatttcaatatatttctaaataatcaaatttacaTTATTTTAGACACAAAGTCGTCAGGATCAAAGGATTCTTTATGGACGAACTTTTATAGTTCAATAAAGTCAGCAAATTCTTTAGAAGGTGTTCCCAATGATCTAATAAGGCAATCTGAATACAATATTAGATTAAAGGCTCTGGAGGAACTAGTTATAGAGACAATTAGAGGAGTAAAACTTGATGATATATTCATTCCAGAAGAGGACCTAGGAAGGAGATTATGTTTGGAGCAACATTATAGCAGGTATATTAATCTTAAGAAGTTAAAGAACTATAGGGAAGCAACTTATATTAATGGCGAATTGGAGAGATTGAGAAGAAAAGGCAAGGCAGTGGATAATAGCACTCAAGCTGGGATAGTTTTTGAGGAGATTGACTTTGACACATATTTGAAAGTTTTTGATAAGTTTTCAAGTATTCCAAGGTACTTTAAGTATAAGGATAATGATTACGATGAGtatattacaaatttattggaatatttgCGGGATTTTTTTCTTAGAATTCATCCTTTGTTGGATGAAGGAACAATTCAGACCGAGCtaaataaagattttgaGGAGGAGTGGAGAAATGGGATGCTATCAGACTGGAGAGTTCCCACATGTGAGATGCTTTACTATTCTAAGCCTTTCGATAAGCTATTTTTTTCGGAAGGGACTTACAATTCTCATGTTAAAAGTAAGCATTTTAGTAGAGAAAACTCCAAATATACGGAACTTCCTAATGAGGAAAAGGATAGATTAAGAGGGGAAAGCTTGGAAAGAGACAAGAGTATAGCtagaaaagaattttttgtCAGCAAGTTTTCTCAACTTCTCTCAGTACAAAGAAGAGAAGCAATTGATCATGTAAATAAACTACAGAGCAGCACTAGAGAGGAGTTGGAGATAGATAAACAGCTAGAGATGGAAAATAGTGGCTTGGAGACTTTAATAAcagaattaaatgattGCTTGAACAAAAATAAGTCAAAAGGTGACCGAGATTCAAACAAGATGGAGTTTGATACAGATTCAGACGATGACTTTGATGAGCTTCAAGAGAAAGTATATAATCCTTTAAAACTTCCTCTTGGACCAGATGGAAGGCCAATGCCATATTGGCTTTACAAGCTGAATGGTTTGGGAATTGAATTCAAATGTGAAATATGCGGAAATTGTAGCTACTGGGGAAGGAGAGCGTTTGAGCGACATTTTTCAGAAACTAGACACGCTAATGGGCTAAGTGCTTTAGGAATTCCAAATACTTGCCACTTTAAAGAGATCACAAAGATTTCGGATGCTCAAGAACTTTACTCGGCTCTTTGTAAGCAGGCAAAAGACCTTTCATTTGACGATCAAAACTACGTTGAAATGGAAGATTCCCAAGGAAATATCTTGCCTCTCAAATCTTTCCAGGATTTGTACAGACAAGGACTTATATAG
- a CDS encoding SAC3/GANP/Rpn12p family, whose product MGKLIPKEYMNQQIPGDQSSLITGFRVGSRAIRGWNQPNTGSQASSMQTVSQGAQDIRNTDASNQGIPASTQKSLEDWYKAHYYDYYFKAYKTNGLDDATSSQYAQSCVNELERTGYIKNAIQAQSEMGQQPTSNPREFREQKQRHQRNSVHAEEMKQFHNSSSPVNKSKGLQNWIYRLFSTYRSNGTSKEDIEWNQKLSAYSQHISERYRNSNKVIDWELQNLPKREVIQNFKLKASDQSEDSNSTNEAISNFSNLPKLTPSSSKRRFSPQLETELKKDEANSSTYINEKNFPPLKSKRVKETHVTDQEKDTKHNKHLKQKKHGKNAGNLIGNESASPPNKIESASKGFSFSSQSSNQHNSLSTFGFQISPNIQSGCSEGDGYILDANGNKRLSWQQILALGKSTEKIVGLSNALEKQYLRLTSSPDPNLVRPEHILKKSLDFVYNNYIKYSSSKTSLNNQKQKKYDWKYLEEQFRSIRQDLTVQGIKNLFTIHVYELNARVALENHDLGQFNQCQARLKELYSLGIVEFEGSNREEFLCYYIIYVTLQNMKADLIRVLDEAQPFKNCKGILFAIQVCKAIMEGNYCRYFKLCKKAPWKSRYLFEIFRNRQLIIALTTMTKAFRFIEISVLTSSLGFESNFDCHKFLTSQKAVFVHPNSSINELKLDCKASFTVFSSSPLLLNRKVQALG is encoded by the coding sequence ATGGGAAAATTGATTCCAAAAGAATATATGAATCAACAAATTCCGGGCGACCAGTCATCTCTAATTACTGGGTTTCGTGTCGGTAGTAGAGCTATTAGAGGTTGGAATCAGCCCAACACTGGTTCCCAAGCCTCTTCTATGCAAACAGTGTCTCAGGGAGCCCAAGACATACGGAATACTGATGCCTCTAACCAAGGAATCCCGGCATCAACCCAGAAATCTTTAGAAGACTGGTACAAAGCTCACTATTACGATTATTACTTTAAGGCATACAAGACAAATGGTCTGGATGATGCTACATCTTCCCAGTACGCTCAAAGTTGCGTGAATGAGTTAGAAAGGACCGGTTACATTAAAAATGCTATTCAAGCACAAAGTGAAATGGGGCAACAGCCCACCTCAAACCCTAGGGAGTTTAGGGAGCAGAAACAAAGACACCAAAGGAACTCTGTACATGCTGAAGAGATGAAACAATTTCACAATTCGTCAAGTCCAGTAAATAAGTCCAAAGGTTTACAAAATTGGATATACAGATTATTCAGTACTTATAGATCGAATGGAACATCAAAAGAAGATATTGAGTGGAATCAAAAGCTTTCTGCATATTCTCAGCATATTTCTGAACGTTATAGGAACTCCAATAAGGTCATTGATTGGGAACTTCAAAACCTTCCCAAGAGAGAAGTTATTCAGAACTTTAAACTCAAAGCTTCTGATCAAAGTGAGGATTCTAACTCCACCAACGAAGCTATATCTAATTTTTCGAATCTACCAAAACTAACCCCGTcttcttcaaaaagaaGGTTTAGCCCTCAACTTGAGACTGAGcttaaaaaagatgaagCGAACTCTTCCACCTATATAAACGAAAAAAACTTTCCTCCTCTCAAGAGTAAAAGAGTGAAAGAAACCCATGTTACTGATCAAGAGAAAGATACAAAGCATAATAAACActtaaaacaaaaaaaacatgGCAAAAATGCTGGTAACTTAATTGGTAATGAGTCGGCATCCCCtccaaataaaatagaGTCTGCCTCAAAAGGCTTTAGTTTCTCTTCACAATCATCAAACCAACATAATTCCCTTTCAACATTTGGTTTTCAAATTTCTCCAAATATTCAATCTGGTTGCTCTGAGGGAGATGGTTATATTTTAGATGCAAATGGTAATAAGAGACTTTCTTGGCAACAAATTTTGGCTCTTGGTAAAAGTACTGAGAAGATTGTTGGACTCTCAAATGCTTTAGAGAAGCAATATCTTAGACTTACATCTTCTCCAGACCCCAATTTAGTCAGACCAGAAcatattttaaagaaatctCTCGACTTTGTTtacaataattatataaaatattccaGTTCCAAaacttctttaaataaCCAAAAGCAGAAAAAGTACGATTGGAAATACTTAGAAGAGCAATTTAGATCTATTCGCCAGGATTTAACTGTTCAAGGAATTAAAAATCTATTCACCATCCATGTTTACGAACTTAATGCAAGAGTTGCCTTGGAAAATCATGATCTTGGCCAGTTCAATCAATGCCAAGCACGTCTGAAAGAACTTTATTCACTTGGAATTGTGGAATTTGAAGGTTCAAACAGAGAGGAATTCTTGtgttattatattatttacgTTACTCTTCAAAATATGAAAGCTGATCTGATTCGTGTTTTAGATGAAGCACAACCATTCAAGAACTGCAAAGGGATTTTATTTGCAATTCAGGTCTGTAAAGCAATTATGGAAGGTAACTATTGCAGATACTTTAAGCTATGTAAAAAAGCTCCTTGGAAATCCAGATACTTATTTGAGATCTTCCGTAATAGACAGCTTATTATAGCTCTCACTACTATGACTAAAGCTTTCCGCTTTATTGAGATCTCTGTACTTACTTCCTCTCTTGGGTTTGAGTCCAATTTTGATTGTCATAAATTCTTGACTTCTCAAAAGGCAGTTTTTGTCCACccaaattcttcaattaatGAACTAAAGCTCGACTGTAAAGCAAGTTTTACCgtattttcatcttcacctcttttattaaatagaaaGGTCCAGGCGCTTggataa